The Pseudomonas sp. SCB32 DNA window CACGACGCGCTGATCACCCCCGGCTTCATCGACACCCACATCCACTACCCACAGACCGGCATGATCGCCTCCTACGGCGAGCAACTGCTGGACTGGCTGAATACCTACACCTTCCCCACCGAGAAGCAGTTCGCCGACCCGGCCCATGCCGCCGACGTTGCCGGCATCTTCCTCAAGGAACTGCTGCGCGCCGGCACCACTACCGCGCTGGTGTTCGGCACCGTACATCCGCAGTCGGTGGACGCGCTGTTCGGCGCCGCCGAGAAGCTCGACCTGCGCCTGATCGCCGGCAAGGTGATGATGGACCGCAACGCGCCGGACTACCTGACCGACACGGCCGAGAGCAGCTACACCGACAGCAAGGCGCTGATCGAGCGCTGGCACGGCAAGGGCCGCCTGCTCTACGCGGTGACCCCGCGCTTCGCTCCCACAAGTACCCCGGAACAACTCGACGCCGCCGGCCGCCTGCTCAAGGAGCATCCGGGCGTGTACATGCACACGCACCTGTCCGAGAACCTCAAGGAAATCGAGTGGGTCAAGGAGCTGTTCCCGGAGCGCAAGGGCTACCTGGACGTCTATGACCACCACGGCCTGCTCGGCCCGCGCTCGGTGTTCGCCCACGGCGTACACCTGTGCGACGGCGAATGCCAGCGCCTGTCGGAAACCGGTTCGGCCGTGGCCTTCTGCCCGACCTCCAACCTGTTCCTCGGTAGCGGCCTGTTCGACCTGGCGAAGCTGGAAAAGCACAAGGTCAAGGTCGGCCTGGGCACCGACGTCGGCGCCGGCACCAGCTTCTCCCAGCTGCAGTCGCTGAACGAGGCCTACAAGGTGATGCAGCTGCAAGGCATCAAGCTCGACCCGTTCAAGTCGCTGTACCTGGCCACCCTCGGCGGCGCCCGCGCGCTGGAGCTGGAGGACAAGGTCGGCAGCTTCGCCCAGGGCAACGAGGCCGACTTCGTTGTCCTCGACTACAAGGCCACCCCGCTGCTGGACTACCGCCTGCTGCAGGCCAAGACCCTGGAGGAGAAACTCTTCGCACTGGTCATCCTCGGCGACGACCGTACCGTGAAGGAAACCTTCGCCCACGGCCGCAGCGTGCATCGCCGCGGTTGACCCCTTACGGCTCCGGCGCCGGGTCCTCGCTCAGGACCAACCCGGCGCCGGGGTCGCTTTTCTTTCCCGTACCGCGCAAGTCTTCCCCTGTAGGAGCGCGCCATGCGCGCGATCGCGGGCATGGCGCGCTCCTACTAGGCAAGCGTGGTGACGCCCCAGGCCTTGTCCGCCCCTCCACGACTGGAAGAGCAATTGCCTGACGGGCCACACTCAGCCACGCTGTGGGCCATCGAATCAGGCTCACGGCAGGCGCAATGACCTACGACTTCTGCATCATCGGCGGCGGCATCGTCGGCCTGGCCACGGCCATGCGGCTGCTGCAACTACGCCCCGGCGCATCCTTGCTCCTGCTGGAGAAGGAAAACAGCCTTGCCCGCCACCAGACCGGCCACAACAGCGGCGTGATCCACGCTGGCATCTACTACACGCCCGGCAGCCTGAAGGCCGACCTGTGCAAGCGCGGCGCCCAGGCCACCAAGGACTTCTGCGACGAGCACGGCATCCCTTACGACGTCTGCGGCAAGCTGCTGGTGGCGTCCAATGCGCTGGAACTGCAGCGCATGGAAACACTGCTGGAGCGTTCCAGGCTCAATGGCCTGGACGTCAAGCGCGTGGAGGCCGGCGAGATGCGCGAACGCGAGCCGAACATCGTCGGCCAGGGCGGGCTGTTCGTCTCCAGTACCGGCATCCTCGACTACCGCCAGGTCTGCCACGCGATGGCCTCGGTGATCGAGCGCGCCGGCGGCGAGGTGCGCCTGGAAGTGAAGGTCGATGCAATCCGCGAGGGCGGCGATGATGTGCTGATCCGTAGCGGCGAACAAACCTGGAAGGCGCGTCAGCTGGTGGTCTGCGCCGGCCTGCAATCCGACCGTCTGGCGCGCCTGGCGGGGATCGAGGTGCAGCACCGGATCATTCCGTTCCGCGGCGAGTACTACCGGCTGCCGGCGAGCAGGAACGACATCGTCCGCCACCTGATCTACCCGATCCCCGATCCTGCGCTGCCCTTCCTCGGTATCCACCTCACGCGGATGATCGACGGCAGCGTCACGGTCGGCCCCAACGCGGTGCTTGGCTTTGCCCGCGAGGGTTATCCGAAGTTCTCCACTAACCTTGCCGATGTGGCGGAATACGCGCGCTTCCCCGGCTTCTGGAAAACCATCGGCGCCAACCTGCGCTCAGGGCTGGCTGAGATGAAGAACTCGCTGTTCAAGGCTGGCTACCTGGAGCAGTGCCGCAAGTATTGCCCATCCCTGCAACTGGATGACCTGCAACCGATGGAAGCCGGCATCCGCGCCCAGGCGGTACTGCGCGACGGCACGCTGGTGCACGATTTCCTGTTCCTGGAAACGCCGCGCATGCTGCACGTGTGCAACGCGCCCTCGCCCGCCGCCACGTCGGCAATCCCCATTGGCGAGATGATTGCCAAGCGGCTACTGAAGCAGGCCTGACGCGGCTCCGCCCCCTGTAGGAGCGCCCCATGGGCGCGATCGCGGGCATGGCCCGCTCCTACAGAGATCGGCGAACCAGGCAGAAACGAAAAAGCCCCGCAATCGCGGGGCTTTTTCAAACTCGCCGATCAGGCCGCCGAATCGGCATCCGCCTTGCTGCGGCGCGGCTTCTTCTTGCCGGCCAGCAGGTGCGAGAACACCGCGTGCAGGTCGCCGGAGGCGCCGTCCACGTCCAGGTTCAGCTTGTCATCGATGTGCGCCATGTGGTGCATCATCAGGGTCACGGCCTTTTCCTTGTCGCCCTTCTCGATGGCGTCGAGGATCTCGTTGTGCTCGTCGAACGAGCAGTGCGAACGACCGCCGCTTTCGTACTGGGCGATGATCAGCGAGGTCTGCGACACCAGGCTGCGCTGGAAGACCACCAGCGGAGCGTTCTTCGCCATCTCGGCAAGCTTCAGGTGAAACTCGCCGGAGAGGCGGATGCCGGCACCACGGTCGCCACGGGCGAAGCTGGACTGCTCTTGCTTCACCATGTCGCGCAGTTCGGCAAGGGTTTCGCCGCTGGCGTTATCCACGGCCAGTTCGGTGATTGCGCGCTCGACGGTGCGGCGGGCGAAGAGGATCTGCCGGGCTTCGTCGATGCTCGGGCTGGCCACCACGGCGCCACGGTTCGGGCGCAGCAGCACGACCTGCTCATGGGCCAGGCGCGACAGGGCGCGGCGGATGATGGTGCGGCTGACGCCGAAGATTTCCCCGAGGGCTTCTTCGCTCAGCTTGGTGCCGGGCGCGAGGCGCTGCTCAAGGATCGCGTCGAAGATGTGCGCGTAGACGATTTCATCCTGAGTGCCGCTGCGGCTCTTGCCATTGCGCGGCTGCTTCCTGATCTGTTGCAACTGGTCGGTCATTGGTGTCGAACCTTGATCAGCCGGAGTGGGGCCGGCGCGAAATCCGAAGGGGCTGGCGAAGAGCTGGCATCGGCCAGGTATTGGGCAACAGTGTACACAAAATGGCCACTATCGTGCAGTCATCCCAAGCGAGTAGTGATTGACGCCAACGGCGCGCCACCCAGCGGATGCGTCCGACCTTGTCCTGAGACCATTCCGAGCCTTTTCTTGTAAAAAACTTTCACTCAGGCACTAAACATTATTTGAAGTTTTTGTACACAACTGCATAATCGCGGCGTGACTTCCTGACTAAAGGGTCAACTAATCACACCCTCACAACTCTTTCCGTTAGCGCAAGGGACGCAGGTGAACCAGCCGACGGCAAAGGGACCAACAACAAGAGCGTTGAGGAGTACCGCTGTGGAAAGCACCAAACAAGAACAACAAGCCTTTGCATCAAGCCCGCCTGCTACCGGCCTGCTGGAACGTCTGTTCAAGCTCAGCCAGCATGGCACCACCGTGAAGACCGAGCTCGCCGCGGGCCTCACGACCTTCATCACCATGGCGTACATCATCTTCGTCAACCCCAACATCATGGCCGACGCCGGTATCGACCACGGTGCCGCGTTCGTCGCGACTTGCCTTGCCGCGGCGCTGGGCTGCTTCCTGATGGGCCTGTACGCCAACTGGCCGGTGGGCCTGGCGCCGGGCATGGGTCTCAACGCCTTCTTCACCTACACCGTGGTCAAGACCATGAACTACAGCTGGGAGATCGCGCTGGGCGCGGTGTTCATCTCCGGCATCGCCTTCATGATCCTGACCTTCTCGCGCATCCGTGAATGGCTGCTCAACAGCATCCCGGTGAGCCTTCGCTTCGCCATGGGCGCCGGCGTCGGCCTGTTCCTCGGGCTGATCGGCCTGAAGACCGCCGGTATCGTGGTCGCCAGCCCCGCCACCCTGGTCCACCTGGGTGACCTGACCAGCCCCGGCCCGCTGCTCGCCGCGATCTGCTTCCTGATGATCGCGGTGCTGGAATACCGCCGCGTGTTCGGCGGCATCCTGATCAGCATCCTCACCGTCACCGTGGCCGGCATCGCCCTGGGTATCGTCCAGTTCGGCGGCGTGTTCTCCATGCCCCCGAGCCTGGCGCCGACCTTCCTGGCGATGGACATTTCCGGCGCATTCAACGTGACCATGATCAGCGTGATCCTGGCCTTCCTCTTCGTGCACATGTTCGACACCGCCGGCACCCTGATGGGCGTCGCCCAGCGCGCGCACCTGGTACGTGAAGACGGCCGCATCGAGAACCTGTCCAAGGCGATGAAGGCCGACAGCACCTCCAGCGCCTTCGGCGCGGTGCTGGGCGTTCCGCCAGTAACCAGCTACGTGGAAAGCGCCGCGGGCGTCGCCGCCGGTGGCCGTACCGGTCTGACCGCCGTGGTGGTAGGCGTGCTGTTCGTCGCCGCGATGTTCTTCGCCCCGCTGGCCGGCATGATCCCCGCCTACGCTACCGCCGGCGCGCTGATCTACGTCGCCATGCTGATGATGGGCGGCATGGCTCACATCGACTGGAACGAGCACACCGAGACCATCCCGGCCATCGTCACCGTGATCATGATGCCGCTGACCTTCTCGGTCGCCGACGGTATCGCCCTGGGCTTCGTGACCTACGTCGCGATGAAGGTCTTCACCGGCCGCCACAAGGACGTGACCGTCAGCCTCTATGCGCTGTGCGCGATCTTCGTGGCCAAGTTCATCTTCCTCTGAACAGGCTGCGCACGTTGCAAAAACCAAGGCCCCGGCAATTGCCGGGGCCTTTCGTTTCTAGCAACGGATTTGGCACGTGGCCACCGACGTCTCAGCCTTCCGCAGTCGGCAGCTCCAGGTGGATGGTGAACTCAGTGCCGGCACCTGTCCGGCTGTTCATCAGCAGTTCACCGCCCATCGCCTCCACCAGGCTGCGCGAGAGCGCCAGCCCCAGTCCGCTGCCCCCCTTGCGCACCTGGTGGCTTTCCAACGTCCGGGTGAAGGGATCGAACAGCCCGGCCTGATCTTCCTCGGGGATACCGACACCGGTATCGACCACATCGATCTGCACGCCGACCATGCCCTGCCCCTGCCCGCGTGCCTGCAAGCGCAAGACAACAGCCCCACGGTCAGTGAACCTCAGTGCATTGCTCAGCAGATTGTCGAGCACCAGGCGCAATGGGTGCGGGTCGCACCAGACACGGGTCTGCAACGCCAGATCGAAGTCTGTCTGTACCTCAAGCCCCTTGGCCTTGGCCGGCTCGCGCAGTTTTTCCAGCTTGCGCTCGAGCAAGCTGCGCAGGTCGATCGCCTCCGGCGTCAGCGGCAACCGCCCGGACTCCGCACGGCTGAGCATCTGCAGGTCATCGAGTACATGCAGCAGGTTGTTCGCCAGCGAGCGCGCAACACCCAGCGGTTCACGGCGACGTTCGGGATCGCTCTGGTTGAGCGCCAGATCGATCATCGCCGCGATATTCTGCAAAGGCCCCTGCAACTCGCTGCCCATGCTGGCGAGGAACTGGCTCTTGCCGCGACTGATGGAATCGATCTGCGCATTGGCATTGCGCAGCGCACGGATCAGATCGTCGCGCTCGGTGACATTGGACGCCCCACAGATCGCCCCGAGCAACTGGCCGTTCGCGTCCCGATAGGGGCGCCCCCAGTGCTGGAACACACGCCGCCCCCTGGTCGACAGAAGCTCGACGTCGAGCTCGTAGGGTTGCCCCTCGTTGATGGCGGTAATCAGGTTCTTGCGCATCAACTCGGCTTCATGGGGATCCTGTAACAAACCCAACTCCCCGACGAAGTGGCCCACGATGTCCTCTCTCCTCAATCCCGTGAGGTCCACCGCGGCCTGATTGCAAAACAGCACGCGCGCATCCAGGCCACGGATGGTCATGGGATAGGGCAAGGAGTCAATCATCTGGCGCAGCTGGCCCAACTCCCGCTGCTGCTCATCGGTGAGCGCGGCCGCCACATCATCCGTTTCGGGAGCAGCACCGCCCTCGACCAACCCATGCCGGCGTCCGATGTCGATCAGTTCCACCAGCGATTTGGCTTGCAGCTTCTGCATCAGGCGCACCTTGTAGGTGCTCACCGTCTTGTCGCTGATCGCCAGCTGGTCGGCGATGGCAATATTGCTCAAACCACGCGCCAGCAGCTGCAGCACGCTCAGTTCACGGACCGAAAGCCCCTTGAGCAGTTCACCGTGCCCGGCCTCCTCCGCCGCACTGACGCTGCCCAGCGCATGACTGGGGAAATAGCTGTGGCCCTGGGCGATGGCGCGCACCGCTTCGCGTACGGCCTGCGGGTCTTCCTGCTTGCTGACGAAACCGGCCGCCCCGGCGGTCAGGCAGCGTCCGGCAAAGTATTGGGAATCCTGCGAGGTCAGCACCAGTACTTTCACCGGTGACTCCTGGGCCACCAGGCGCTGCAGGACTTCCAACCCACCCAGCCGCGGAATCGACAGTTCGAGGATCATCAGGTCCGGCCTGCACTGGCGCACCTGAAGCAAAGCGTCGGGACCGTTGTCCGCCTCGCCAACGACCTCATGCCTGTCCGCTTCCATCATCAGCCGCAATGCATGACGAGTTACCGGTTGCTCATCGACGATCAGAATCCTGCTCATACCTCTCCTCACAACAGATTTTTCCCCACTTCTTCTAGCCCAATTACGCTGGGCGTGCCCATGACTCCCACGCAATTTTGCTTTCCAGCGGGCAAAAAAAAGCCCGCAGTGTGGGCGGGCTGAGGAAGACTCCACGAAGAGTCCGGGAAGGTCTTGCGCAGACTAGCTACCGCGATAAGTGGAGTAGCTGTAGGGGGAAATCAGCAGCGGTACGTGGTAGTGGTCGGCTTCGGAGGCAATGCCGAAACGCAGTACGACCTGGTCGAGGAACGCCGGCTTCGGCAACTCGACGCCACGGGCGCGGTAATAGTCGCCGGCATTGAACAGCAACTGGTAAACGCCGGCGCGGAAGTCCTCGCCCTGCAGCAGCGGCTCGTCGCAACGGCCGTCGTCATTGGTAACGCGGGTGGCGATCAGCTCCAACTGCTGGCCTTCGACGCGGTACAGCTCGATCTTGATGCCATGGCCAGGGCAGCCGTGGGCGGAATCCAGTACGTGAGTGGTCAAGCGTCCCATGGGCTTCTCGATGTCTCCGGCGTCGCCGGCGGACACCTTCCTCCTCTGTCTTGTTGATTCGAATTCGGCGGGCTGTCGCATGGACAGCCGGCAAGTGCGTTTGCGCGGAGCCGAATATACCCAGCAACGCGATCAATTGTATACAAAAAAGTGATTCATCTTTGCAAAAGGCGCTTTCAACCACCCCCTGCACGCGGGTGCCAGACGCCTGCCGACTGGGCTGCAGCCACCGAAAGACGCGGCCACACGGGGTTGAACCGGCGATTCGTGCATCTATAGGAAAGTGAAACGACTGTTGTGCAGATTGTATTTACAGATAGCCAAACATTTTGTATACAATGCACCCATCAACGGCAGCGCCCGGTCCATCGACTCCGCGCAGACCGCCAACCACAAGAAGGAACACTGCAGTGAGCGCCGACTACCCACGCGACCTGATCGGTTACGGCAACAACATTCCCCACCCCCATTGGCCGAACGATGCCCGCATCGCCCTGTCCTTCGTCCTCAACTACGAGGAAGGCGGCGAGCGTTGCATCCTGCACGGAGACAAGGAGTCCGAAGCCTTCCTCTCCGAAATGGTGGCCGCGCAGCCGCTCAAGGGCGAGCGCAACATGTGCATGGAATCGCTGTACGAGTACGGTAGTCGCGCTGGCGTATGGCGCCTGCTCAAGCTGTTCAAGAAGTACGACCTGCCAATGACCATCTTCGCCGTGGCCATGGCCGCCCAGCGCCACCCCGAGGCAATCCGCCAGATGGTCGCCGACGGTCACGAGATCTGCAGCCACGGCTACCGCTGGATCGACTACCAGTACATGGACGAGGCGCAGGAGCGCGAGCACATGCTCGAAGCCGTCCGCATCCTCACCGACCTGACCGGCCAGCGCCCGCAGGGCTGGTACACCGGCCGCCTGGGCCCGAACACTCGCCGCATCGTGCGCGAGGAAGGCAACTTCCTCTACGACTCCGACACCTACGATGACGACCTGCCCTACTGGGACCCGGCGAGCACCGCCGAGAAGCCGCACCTGGTGATCCCCTACACCCTGGACACCAACGACATGCGCTTCACCCAGGTGCAGGGCTTCAACAAGGGCGACGACTTCTTCGAATACCTCAAGGACGCGTTCGACGTGCTCTACGCCGAAGGTGCCGAAGGCGCACCGAAGATGCTCTCCATCGGCATGCACTGCCGCCTGCTCGGCCGTCCGGCCCGCATGGCCGCGCTGGAGCGCTTCATCCAGTACGTGAAGGGCCACGAGAAAGTGTGGATCACCCGCCGCGTCGACATCGCCAAGCACTGGCACGAGAACCACCCGTTCAAAGCGCAGGAGAACCAGGCATGAGCCGCTTCCAGACCCTGACCCCGGCCAGCCTCGACCGCGCCGCCTTCGTCGCCACCTTCGCCGACATCTACGAGCACTCCCCCTGGGTTGCCGAGAAGGCCTATGACCTGGGCGTCGACGACAGCCTGAACGACATCGAACTGCTGCAGCAGCGCATGGCCGACATCCTCCTGTCCGCCAGCCACGACGCGCAACTGGCCCTGATCAACGCGCACCCGGACCTGGCAGGCAAGGCCGCCATCCGTGGCGAGCTGACCGCCTCCAGCACCGCCGAACAGGCCGGCGCCGGCATCCAGGACTGCACCGCCGAAGAGTTCGCCCGCTTCACCGAACTCAACGACGCCTACAAGGCCAAGTTCGGCTTCCCCTTCATCAAGGCGGTGAAGGGCAGCAATCGCCACCAGATCCTGGCTGCGTTCGAAGAGCGCATCCACAACACGCCGGAGCAGGAGTTCCAGACCGCCCTGGCGGAGATCAACAAGATCGCGATGTTCCGCCTGCAGCAACTCTGAGCGAGCGGACCTTCACTCCCCTTCCCTGCGAAGGGGCCCATGCGAACAACGAATAAGTAGGCCAGCCATGCGTACCCTGAAGATCGAGCCGTTGACCAAGGAAGCCTTCGCACCGTTCGGTGATGTCATCGAAACCGAAGGCAGCGACTTTTTCATGATCAACAACGGCTCCACCCGCCGTTATCACAAGCTCGCCACCGTCGAAACGGCGCAGCCCGATGACAAGGCGATCATCAGCATCTTCAGCGCCGAATCCCTGGAGATGCCGTTGCGCATCCGCATGCTGGAGCGCCATCCGCAGGGCAGCCAAGCGTTCATTCCGCTGCTCGGCAACCCATTTCTGATCGTGGTCGCGCCAGTTGGCGACGTACCTGTATCGGGCCTCGCCCGCGCTTTCCTGTCCAACGGCAAGCAGGGCGTCAATTACCACCGCGGCGTCTGGCACCACCCGGTGCTGACGATCGAAAAGCGGGATGACTTCCTGGTGGTCGATCGCAGCGGTTCTGGCAACAACTGCGACGAGCATTTCTTCACCGAGGACGAACAGCTCCTCCTCGACCCCCAAGCAAACTAATAAGAGAGGCCCAGCCACCGCCACGGCAGTGCAAGGGCAAGAGGTAATAACAATGGAAGCACATCTCGTCGAATGGGCGAACCTGCTGGTTCGCTGGATTCACATGATCGTCGGCATCGCCTGGATCGGTGCCTCGTTCTACTTCGTCTGGCTGGAGAACAACCTGAACCGCGCCAACCCGCGTGAAGGTCTCTCCGGTGATCTCTGGGCGATCCACGGTGGCGGTATCTACCACCTGGAGAAGTACAAGCTCGCCCCGCCGAAAATGCCGGACAACCTGCACTGGTTCAAGTGGGAGGCCTACTCCACCTGGCTGTCGGGCGTCTGCCTGCTGACCATCGTGTTCTACCTGAACCCGACCCTGTACCTGATCGCTCCGGGCAGTGACCTGGCTCCGGCCGCCGCCATCGCCATCGGCATCGGCTCGCTGGTCGCCGGCTGGTTCATCTACAGCACCCTGTGCGACTCCCCGCTGGGCAAGACCCCTGCCCTGCTCGGCGCCATCCTGTTCGCCCTGATCGTCCTCGCCGCCTACCTGCTCAGCCAGGTGTTCAGCGGCCGCGGCGCCTACCTGCACGTTGGCGCCATCATCGGCACTATCATGGTGGGCAACGTATTCCGCGTGATCATGCCGGCCCAGCGCGCGCTGGTTAAGGCCATCGAGGAAAACCGCCAGCCCGATCCGGTACTGCCGGCCAAGGGTCTGCTGCGTTCGCGCCACAACAACTACTTCACCCTGCCGGTGCTGTTCATCATGATCAGCAACCACTTCCCGAGCACCTACGGCAGCCACTACAACTGGCTGATCCTGGCGTGCATCGCGGGCCTGGCAGTGATCGTGCGTCACTACTTCAACACACGCCACGAAGGCAACGGCATGGCCTGGGCCCTGCCCGCCGGCGCTGTCGGCATGATCGCCCTGGCTTTCGTCACCGGCCCGAACTTCCCCAGCAGCGACAGCGCCACCAGCGCCCAGGCTGCGAAGGTGGAGTACCAGCCGCTGCCGGAAACCGCCATCGGTGGCAAGACCGCGACCGAGCGCGCCAAGGAAGAAGCAGCCAAGCCTGCCGCGACCGAACAGGCCCAGGCGCAAACCTCCGCTGCCGGTAGCGATGCAGACTTCGACAAGGTCCATCACGTGATCCAGCAGCGCTGCGCCGTGTGCCACTCGGCCAAGCCGACCAGCAACATGTTCAGCACCGCGCCGGCTGGCGTGATGTTCGACACTCCGCAGCAGATCCAGCAGCTCGCTCCGCGAATCCAGGCGCAGGCCGTAGCCTCGCAGGTCATGCCGCTGGGCAACATCACCCAGATGACCCCGGACGAGCGCAAGCTCGTTGGCGACTGGATCGCCAAGGGCGCCCAGGTTAATTGAGCCTGCGGCACGGCCAGAGAAACCGCACCTTCGGGTGCGGTTTTTTTATGCCTGAACAAAAGCCCGCCTCACCTTCGGTGCGCGCGCCGGCCGATCGCGGACAGAGTCCGCTCCTACGTAAATGCCAGACCTTGGCGTAGGAGCGGACTCCGTCCGCGATTGCTTTCCGCCGGCACAAAGGCTCACTGAAGCAAAAAATGTAGTCCATTCGACGCATGGCTACATTTCCCCGCAGGCCAGTACACACGCAGCCTAGAGCCTTACGACACCACCAAGACGAAACGTGACCGAAGAGTTGTATACAAAAATCAATTGAACCTAATACACATCGCAAGTATAAAGTTCCGCACCGCTTCACCCGCTCGGCCCCGGGGGTGAGATCGGCCAGTACTTCCCGGTTGTCGTGCCCGTCCGGCAACCAGCGACTGACAACAATAAAAACCGAGGTGTTGCATGTCCGTGGTATCTGAGCGCTCCCATACCGGCTCGCCTGTCGACCAGCGTTTGCCCTTGCTGCAGCTGCTGCTGGTCGGGTTCCAGCACGTTCTCCTGATGTACGGCGGCGCGGTCGCCGTCCCCTTGATCGTCGGCCAGGCCGCCGGTCTCTCCCGTGAAGAAATCGCCTTCCTCATCAACGCCGACCTGCTGGTCGCCGGCATCGCCACGCTGGTGCAGTCGCTGGGCATCGGCCCGGTGGGCATCCGCATGCCGGTGATGATGGGCGCCAGCTTCGCCGCCGTCGGCAGCATGGTCGCCATGGCCGGGATGCCCGGCGTGGGCCTGAACGGCATCTTCGGCGCCACCATCGCCGCCGGCTTCTTCGGCATGCTCATCGCTCCGTTCATGAGCCGCATCGTGCGCTTCTTCCCGCCGCTGGTGACCGGCACCGTGATCACCTCCATCGGCATGTGCCTGTTCCCGGTAGCGATCAACTGGGCGGGCGGCGGCGAAGGCGCGGCCAACTTCGGCGCGCTCGAATACCTCGCCCTGTCGTCCTTCGTGCTCGCCGTCATCCTGCTGATCAACCGCTTCCTGCGCGGCTTCTGGGT harbors:
- a CDS encoding GntR family transcriptional regulator gives rise to the protein MTDQLQQIRKQPRNGKSRSGTQDEIVYAHIFDAILEQRLAPGTKLSEEALGEIFGVSRTIIRRALSRLAHEQVVLLRPNRGAVVASPSIDEARQILFARRTVERAITELAVDNASGETLAELRDMVKQEQSSFARGDRGAGIRLSGEFHLKLAEMAKNAPLVVFQRSLVSQTSLIIAQYESGGRSHCSFDEHNEILDAIEKGDKEKAVTLMMHHMAHIDDKLNLDVDGASGDLHAVFSHLLAGKKKPRRSKADADSAA
- a CDS encoding ATP-binding protein codes for the protein MSRILIVDEQPVTRHALRLMMEADRHEVVGEADNGPDALLQVRQCRPDLMILELSIPRLGGLEVLQRLVAQESPVKVLVLTSQDSQYFAGRCLTAGAAGFVSKQEDPQAVREAVRAIAQGHSYFPSHALGSVSAAEEAGHGELLKGLSVRELSVLQLLARGLSNIAIADQLAISDKTVSTYKVRLMQKLQAKSLVELIDIGRRHGLVEGGAAPETDDVAAALTDEQQRELGQLRQMIDSLPYPMTIRGLDARVLFCNQAAVDLTGLRREDIVGHFVGELGLLQDPHEAELMRKNLITAINEGQPYELDVELLSTRGRRVFQHWGRPYRDANGQLLGAICGASNVTERDDLIRALRNANAQIDSISRGKSQFLASMGSELQGPLQNIAAMIDLALNQSDPERRREPLGVARSLANNLLHVLDDLQMLSRAESGRLPLTPEAIDLRSLLERKLEKLREPAKAKGLEVQTDFDLALQTRVWCDPHPLRLVLDNLLSNALRFTDRGAVVLRLQARGQGQGMVGVQIDVVDTGVGIPEEDQAGLFDPFTRTLESHQVRKGGSGLGLALSRSLVEAMGGELLMNSRTGAGTEFTIHLELPTAEG
- a CDS encoding ureidoglycolate lyase, which translates into the protein MRTLKIEPLTKEAFAPFGDVIETEGSDFFMINNGSTRRYHKLATVETAQPDDKAIISIFSAESLEMPLRIRMLERHPQGSQAFIPLLGNPFLIVVAPVGDVPVSGLARAFLSNGKQGVNYHRGVWHHPVLTIEKRDDFLVVDRSGSGNNCDEHFFTEDEQLLLDPQAN
- the lhgO gene encoding L-2-hydroxyglutarate oxidase produces the protein MTYDFCIIGGGIVGLATAMRLLQLRPGASLLLLEKENSLARHQTGHNSGVIHAGIYYTPGSLKADLCKRGAQATKDFCDEHGIPYDVCGKLLVASNALELQRMETLLERSRLNGLDVKRVEAGEMREREPNIVGQGGLFVSSTGILDYRQVCHAMASVIERAGGEVRLEVKVDAIREGGDDVLIRSGEQTWKARQLVVCAGLQSDRLARLAGIEVQHRIIPFRGEYYRLPASRNDIVRHLIYPIPDPALPFLGIHLTRMIDGSVTVGPNAVLGFAREGYPKFSTNLADVAEYARFPGFWKTIGANLRSGLAEMKNSLFKAGYLEQCRKYCPSLQLDDLQPMEAGIRAQAVLRDGTLVHDFLFLETPRMLHVCNAPSPAATSAIPIGEMIAKRLLKQA
- the uraH gene encoding hydroxyisourate hydrolase, with the translated sequence MGRLTTHVLDSAHGCPGHGIKIELYRVEGQQLELIATRVTNDDGRCDEPLLQGEDFRAGVYQLLFNAGDYYRARGVELPKPAFLDQVVLRFGIASEADHYHVPLLISPYSYSTYRGS
- the uraD gene encoding 2-oxo-4-hydroxy-4-carboxy-5-ureidoimidazoline decarboxylase, with product MSRFQTLTPASLDRAAFVATFADIYEHSPWVAEKAYDLGVDDSLNDIELLQQRMADILLSASHDAQLALINAHPDLAGKAAIRGELTASSTAEQAGAGIQDCTAEEFARFTELNDAYKAKFGFPFIKAVKGSNRHQILAAFEERIHNTPEQEFQTALAEINKIAMFRLQQL
- a CDS encoding NCS2 family permease, producing the protein MESTKQEQQAFASSPPATGLLERLFKLSQHGTTVKTELAAGLTTFITMAYIIFVNPNIMADAGIDHGAAFVATCLAAALGCFLMGLYANWPVGLAPGMGLNAFFTYTVVKTMNYSWEIALGAVFISGIAFMILTFSRIREWLLNSIPVSLRFAMGAGVGLFLGLIGLKTAGIVVASPATLVHLGDLTSPGPLLAAICFLMIAVLEYRRVFGGILISILTVTVAGIALGIVQFGGVFSMPPSLAPTFLAMDISGAFNVTMISVILAFLFVHMFDTAGTLMGVAQRAHLVREDGRIENLSKAMKADSTSSAFGAVLGVPPVTSYVESAAGVAAGGRTGLTAVVVGVLFVAAMFFAPLAGMIPAYATAGALIYVAMLMMGGMAHIDWNEHTETIPAIVTVIMMPLTFSVADGIALGFVTYVAMKVFTGRHKDVTVSLYALCAIFVAKFIFL
- the puuE gene encoding allantoinase PuuE produces the protein MSADYPRDLIGYGNNIPHPHWPNDARIALSFVLNYEEGGERCILHGDKESEAFLSEMVAAQPLKGERNMCMESLYEYGSRAGVWRLLKLFKKYDLPMTIFAVAMAAQRHPEAIRQMVADGHEICSHGYRWIDYQYMDEAQEREHMLEAVRILTDLTGQRPQGWYTGRLGPNTRRIVREEGNFLYDSDTYDDDLPYWDPASTAEKPHLVIPYTLDTNDMRFTQVQGFNKGDDFFEYLKDAFDVLYAEGAEGAPKMLSIGMHCRLLGRPARMAALERFIQYVKGHEKVWITRRVDIAKHWHENHPFKAQENQA
- the guaD gene encoding guanine deaminase — its product is MSTQAKAYRASILHSVADPAEVGVEKSYQYFEDGILLVEDGKVARVGHAADLLPQLGGVEVVQYHDALITPGFIDTHIHYPQTGMIASYGEQLLDWLNTYTFPTEKQFADPAHAADVAGIFLKELLRAGTTTALVFGTVHPQSVDALFGAAEKLDLRLIAGKVMMDRNAPDYLTDTAESSYTDSKALIERWHGKGRLLYAVTPRFAPTSTPEQLDAAGRLLKEHPGVYMHTHLSENLKEIEWVKELFPERKGYLDVYDHHGLLGPRSVFAHGVHLCDGECQRLSETGSAVAFCPTSNLFLGSGLFDLAKLEKHKVKVGLGTDVGAGTSFSQLQSLNEAYKVMQLQGIKLDPFKSLYLATLGGARALELEDKVGSFAQGNEADFVVLDYKATPLLDYRLLQAKTLEEKLFALVILGDDRTVKETFAHGRSVHRRG